The following is a genomic window from Deltaproteobacteria bacterium.
TTTCGAGTTGGGTTTTCATTCCGCATTCCGAATTCCGCATTACCATTCCAGTTTCTCGTTTCTCGTTGGGTTTTCATTCCGCATTCCGCATTCCGAATTCCGCATTACTATTTTTTCTTTTGCATCAATACCCCAGCTTTTCCCCCGCCTTCCGGTAAAAGAGGGCGGCCTTGTTCAGGTTCCCGCTCTCCTGGTACACCGTTCCCGCGAGGGCAAGGACTTCCGGGTCCATGCGGGCGAGGCCGACCGCCTCCATCACGTACCGGTCCGTCTCCTTCTCGTTTCCCCTCTTCGCCAGGATCAGCCCCTTGACAATAAGCGCGGTGGTGTATGCCGGGTTTTTTTCCAGAACACTGTCCACCAGCTTTTCGGCATCGTCGACAGCCCCTTCCCGAACGAAAACCCGTGCAAGCCCGGTGGATGCGGCCTCATCGCCCGGGGATACTTCCAGCGCCGTTTCGTACATCCCCTTCGCTTTCAGAAGGTAGGCCTTCTTCTTTGCCGCCTTCGCCAGGTAGATGTCCCCGAGAAGGACCTTCGGCTTGACGAACTTATCGTCGCTTTTGATGGCGATTTGCAGCTTCCTCTCCGCCTTCGCATGCATGCCGGAGTCATAGAGCCGCCGCGCAAGGTTATAGTTCAGAAGGGATGACCGCTCGGGCCTGTATCCCGTCTCAGCGGCCGTCGAAGCCGACGCATCCTCTTTCACGCCGAGCAGCACTTCGACTCTCTCTTTAATCTCATTACTGGCAAGCGAGGGATACCCGTTCACGGTTGCAACGACGATCCCCCCGGACTTAACAACGGCGCTCGAGGGTACGGCCACGACGCCGAAACGCCGGTAAACCCCCAGGTCCGTGTCGACCAGTACCGGGTAGGTTACCCCGAGCTCGGCGACCTTGCCTCTTACCGTTTCGATCTCCCCTGCGTCCATGCCCTCATGGTCAACGTTGATGGCGATTATCTCGAGGCCCTGCTCTTTCAAAGCGCTCCTGACCTCTTCCAGGTCTTTCAGCTGGACGAGGGAGCGCTCGCTCCAGGTGGCGAAGAACACGATGACCGCCGCCTTTTTCCCCTTGATCCCATCAGAGGAGACCTCCTGTCCCCCGAGGTCCTTCAGCGTAAAGCTCGGAACCTCCATGCCCTCCCCCAGGTTCTTGAAAGCCGCAGCGGCGGTGGATATGAGCATGGCCGACGCAAAGACCATGACGGCGTGAAAAACAAGAGAACAAAAATCCACCTTCACTCTCCTTTTCTTCAATGCAGCCCCTCCCCGATAATTGAGAACTAGTCATTTAAAAACGCATTATTGCCGGAATCGAATGCCGTGAAATTTTTGAGGCCTTACCTTGACTCCCCGGCCGTTTCAAGACGGCCGGGAATCCGGCACCCCGCCCTATCTCAGGAAATTTACTTCCTCCGACGAGTGGGGGTTGTGGCACTTCTCGCATTTTTTGTTCTTCGCGGACAAAACGTGCGTCCTGGAACTGCTCTGGTCGTGGCACGAGATGCAAAGTACCCGGGTATCTTCCTTCAGAAAATAGGCATTCCTGGAGCCGTGGGGTTCGTGACAGACGGCGCACGCACCGCCACCCAGGGGACCGTGGACGAACTTCTTGTCGTCTTTCTTATCGTGGCACCGGTAGCAGAGGGAGTCCTCGGGCCGCGAGACGGAATATCCCTGCCGGTGGCAATCGCCACATCTCATATCGGCAACGTGGTACCGGTAACCCCCGTTATTTCTCACCAGGAAGTTTACGCCAACCGGCTTCGTCCCGGGGAAAGAGATCTCGACCCGGTTCTTTCCCCTGTCGAGATAAACCTCTTTGTAGAATACGCCGTCACGCAGGTCCGCCTTCAGCCTCTTTCCGTTTCCCAGCGTCAAGGTCACCTCTCCCCTCGTCTCACCGCAGACCTTTCCGATGAACAGGGATTTGCCCGGCGAAAGAACCGCATCGCTTTCCGGCTGGATCAGGATGATGCCGGGGTTTTTAGCGAAGCCGGCAGGCGCCCAGGAAAAATACAGGCACATCCCTGCGACGAGAAAAAACGGAGCAATCCTCTTCATGGTCATCCGCTGCCCCCTCCTCCCTGTCTGTACCAGGCGATCATTCGCCGAGGACCCTCTTCAGCGCCTTCCGGTAGAACTTGACGGCGTTTTCAAGGTCCCCCTTTTTCTCGTAGGCGTTGCCGAGCCAGTAGTAGGCCCTCTGGGGCCTGGGGTTGAGCATGCTGGCGCTGGTGAGGTTCTCAACGGCGCCGTCGTAATCTCCCTTCTTGATAAGTACGATCCCCAGGGCGATCCTGGCATCCCGCATGTTCGGGCTCTTTTCCAGAACAAGGTTCAGCTCAGTAATGGCTTCGTCGACTTTGCCCGACTTCCCCAGCGACTCCGCGTAGAGCGTTCTCGCCTCAAGGTTCTCCGGGTCTTTATCGACTGCCTCCATGAACTTCTCCGCTGCCTTCTCGTGCATCCCCTTCGAGGAGAGCTTCTTTCCGAGGATGATGAGCCGTTCCGCTTCCGTCTGCCCGGCTGACTTCTGCACCTCGTCGCCCGGGCGCACGAGCTTCTCGTAATCCGCCTCGGTCATGGCTCCCGCCAGGACCTTGACCTTTCCTCCGACGATGTTTTCGTACTCCATGTCGTAGGATGAGTGCTCGAACGCCAGTTTTCCCTCGCCGTCGACGATTGCCGTGGCAGGAAGGACGAAGAGCCCCCAGTCGCCGTAGACCTTCCGGTCGCTGTCGAAGACCAGGGGGAGGGTTATTTTTTCCTCTTCCAGAAAGGCCTTCACGTCCTCGGCCCTGTCCTCGTAGGAGACGACGACGTACACACCGACGCCCTTCCGGGACACTTCCTGATAGATCCTATCCAGCGTTCCGAGCATTTTTCTCGACTTGCTGTTCTTTGTAACCGACACGAAGGCCACCAGTTTGACCTTGCCGTCGGCGGGGGTAAAGGTGACATCCCTGCCTTCTGCATCCTTCAGGGCAAATCCCGGGACCGCTTCGCCCACCTCCTGCGTTCTGAATGTGGACCCGGAAGCCGCAGCCCCCATGCAGGAGAGAAGCACCAACGCCGCAAGGGAAGGGAGAAGGAGTCCCGACAGTTTCAACTTCAGCATCGTTCTACTCCTTGAAACAGGTAAGGTTCAACGCGCTCTTTCTCACTTGTTTGCTACCGGGCTGTCCCTGTCGTACTGCTTCGGCTTGTGGCACCCGACCTCACAGCCGCCTCCCGTGTCCGTCTTCGTAAATTTCACGGGGAGCTTCCACATCTTGCCGAAGGGCACGTCCTCCCTGATGTGCTTCTCCTGGTTTCCCGCGTGCACCTGGTGGCAGGCCTTGCAGGAGCGCCCCT
Proteins encoded in this region:
- a CDS encoding tetratricopeptide repeat protein → MLKLKLSGLLLPSLAALVLLSCMGAAASGSTFRTQEVGEAVPGFALKDAEGRDVTFTPADGKVKLVAFVSVTKNSKSRKMLGTLDRIYQEVSRKGVGVYVVVSYEDRAEDVKAFLEEEKITLPLVFDSDRKVYGDWGLFVLPATAIVDGEGKLAFEHSSYDMEYENIVGGKVKVLAGAMTEADYEKLVRPGDEVQKSAGQTEAERLIILGKKLSSKGMHEKAAEKFMEAVDKDPENLEARTLYAESLGKSGKVDEAITELNLVLEKSPNMRDARIALGIVLIKKGDYDGAVENLTSASMLNPRPQRAYYWLGNAYEKKGDLENAVKFYRKALKRVLGE
- a CDS encoding redoxin domain-containing protein codes for the protein MKKRRVKVDFCSLVFHAVMVFASAMLISTAAAAFKNLGEGMEVPSFTLKDLGGQEVSSDGIKGKKAAVIVFFATWSERSLVQLKDLEEVRSALKEQGLEIIAINVDHEGMDAGEIETVRGKVAELGVTYPVLVDTDLGVYRRFGVVAVPSSAVVKSGGIVVATVNGYPSLASNEIKERVEVLLGVKEDASASTAAETGYRPERSSLLNYNLARRLYDSGMHAKAERKLQIAIKSDDKFVKPKVLLGDIYLAKAAKKKAYLLKAKGMYETALEVSPGDEAASTGLARVFVREGAVDDAEKLVDSVLEKNPAYTTALIVKGLILAKRGNEKETDRYVMEAVGLARMDPEVLALAGTVYQESGNLNKAALFYRKAGEKLGY